One genomic window of Quercus lobata isolate SW786 chromosome 9, ValleyOak3.0 Primary Assembly, whole genome shotgun sequence includes the following:
- the LOC115959404 gene encoding disease resistance protein RGA2-like yields MAAAETFVFNIAQKVLEKSGSLAFQEARLIWGAESDLGRFEKTLSTVKAVLLDAEEQQVHNQELTVWLGQLKEVFYDAQDVLDEFECEALRRQVVEMQGSTTRKVSRFFSSSNPLVFRTKMTHKVKEIRARLDEVAAGRAKFHLSPRSDDRHVVRGKEMSYSFVQASDVIGRDQDKEKIVKHLMDPSDGQSISVVPVVGIGGLGKTALAKLVFNDERE; encoded by the coding sequence atgGCTGCAGCCGAGACATTTGTATTTAACATAGCACAAAAAGTGCTGGAGAAATCGGGATCCCTGGCTTTCCAAGAAGCTCGCTTGATATGGGGTGCTGAAAGTGATCTGGGAAGATTTGAAAAAACCCTCTCCACCGTCAAAGCTGTGTTGTTGGATGCAGAAGAGCAGCAGGTTCATAACCAGGAGCTGACCGTCTGGCTTGGGCAGCTCAAAGAAGTGTTTTATGATGCTCAAGATGTCCTTGATGAATTTGAGTGTGAAGCACTGCGGAGGCAAGTGGTGGAAATGCAGGGGAGCACCACCAGGAAGGTAAGCcgtttcttttcttcctctaatCCACTTGTATTTCGAACCAAGATGACTCACAAAGTCAAAGAAATCAGAGCACGTTTAGATGAGGTTGCAGCCGGTAGGGCTAAGTTTCATCTCTCTCCACGGTCGGATGATAGGCATGTGGTGCGTGGAAAGGAGATGAGTTACTCCTTTGTCCAGGCTTCAGATGTGATAGGAAGAGaccaagacaaagaaaaaattgtgaagCATCTAATGGATCCTAGTGATGGTCAATCCATCTCTGTTGTTCCTGTAGTTGGGATTGGAGGTCTTGGCAAGACTGCGTTAGCTAAACTGGTGTTTAATGATGAAAGAGAGTGA
- the LOC115961530 gene encoding sodium/calcium exchanger NCL1-like, whose amino-acid sequence MAKKLRFILLAILFLLITLAYPCWSEPITNITSLGKFPYEVQRVKLPTFHDNRLISSDDCEQTYGVMPCTNAVLGNGFLILVYAYCIFWAAKILTDGSEILLEILGPGIIGGLSLPIFSSLPNAIIILASGLSETKETAQSQLSIGMGLLAGTAVNLLTLLWGSSVLFSRHDLKILQIQQMQNALALVMMTLEDDKPETSTKPAEAAAEDAGKKPMP is encoded by the exons ATGGCAAAGAAGCTTAGATTTATCCTCTTAGCCATACTCTTCCTCCTTATTACACTAGCCTATCCCTGCTGGAGTGAACCTATCACAAACATTACGTCCTTAGGGAAGTTTCCTTATGAAGTTCAACGCGTTAAGCTGCCAACATTTCATGATAACCGTTTGATTTCATCGGATGATTGTGAGCAAACCTATGGTGTTATGCCATGCACCAACGCTGTCCTAGGAAATGGCTTTCTAATTCTTGTATATGCTTATTGCATTTTCTGGGCTGCGAAGATTTTGACTGATGGAAGTGAGATTTTGCTTGAGATTCTTGGTCCGGGCATCATTGGTGGGCTCTCCTTGCCCATATTCAGCTCACTTCCTAATGCTATTATCATCCTTG CATCTGGACTATCTGAGACCAAGGAAACTGCTCAAAGTCAGCTCTCCATTGGAATGGGCTTGCTGGCTGGAACAGCTGTTAATCTTCTGACATTACTTTGGGGATCCTCTGTTTTATTTAGCAGGCATGACCTTAAGATTCTGCAGATTCAACAAATGCAAAACGCTTTAGCTTTAGTG ATGATGACTCTGGAAGATGACAAACCGGAGACTAGCACCAAACCTGCTGAGGCTGCAGCTGAAGATGCTGGGAAGAAGCCGATGCCTTGA